One Bartonella kosoyi DNA segment encodes these proteins:
- the gcvT gene encoding glycine cleavage system aminomethyltransferase GcvT has translation MGTEQETSFLKTLPLYDLHEKAGAKFGAFAGWNMPLTYPLGVLKEHLHTRAHAGLFDISHMKLIAVEGAQAVEFLSYAFPIDAAALKIGHSRYNYLLNEQAGILDDLIITRLEEHRFMLVANAGNAQADFVELEKRAVDFECQVIALERVLLALQGPEAAAVLADADLPGNELFFMQGFEPQQDWFITRSGYTGEDGFEIAVPIGHAHALAEKLLSDSRVEWIGLAARDSLRLEAGLCLHGNDITPDTTPIDAALIWAVPKSVREKAQFYGAKAFLEALQKGPARCRVGLKPQTRQPIRAGAVLLDDQGKEIGMVTSGGFGPSFDGPVAMGYVPIAYKVEGTEVFTELRGKKIALSVHSLPFVEQRYFKG, from the coding sequence ATGGGCACAGAACAAGAAACATCTTTTTTAAAAACACTTCCTTTATATGATCTGCATGAAAAAGCAGGAGCGAAATTTGGTGCTTTTGCGGGGTGGAATATGCCTTTAACTTATCCTCTTGGCGTTTTGAAAGAGCATCTTCATACGCGTGCACATGCAGGACTTTTTGATATTTCTCATATGAAATTGATTGCCGTTGAAGGAGCACAAGCCGTGGAATTTTTATCCTATGCTTTTCCTATTGATGCAGCAGCTTTAAAGATTGGGCACTCACGGTATAATTATTTGCTTAATGAGCAGGCGGGTATTCTTGATGACCTTATCATTACACGTTTGGAAGAACACCGTTTTATGTTGGTTGCCAATGCGGGGAATGCTCAGGCTGATTTTGTAGAATTGGAAAAGCGTGCTGTTGATTTTGAATGTCAAGTGATTGCTCTTGAAAGGGTATTGCTTGCTCTTCAAGGTCCTGAAGCGGCAGCTGTTCTTGCTGATGCGGATTTACCAGGAAATGAATTGTTCTTTATGCAGGGATTCGAACCACAACAAGATTGGTTTATAACGCGTTCTGGGTATACGGGAGAGGATGGTTTTGAAATTGCTGTCCCCATAGGGCATGCGCATGCGTTGGCTGAAAAATTACTGAGTGATTCTCGTGTTGAGTGGATTGGACTTGCCGCACGCGATAGCTTACGGTTGGAAGCAGGGTTGTGTTTGCATGGAAATGATATTACCCCTGATACAACGCCTATTGATGCGGCTCTAATATGGGCTGTTCCTAAAAGTGTTCGAGAAAAAGCACAATTTTACGGTGCAAAGGCTTTTCTTGAAGCCCTGCAAAAAGGGCCTGCGCGTTGTCGTGTTGGATTAAAACCGCAAACGCGCCAACCTATTCGTGCCGGTGCGGTGCTTCTCGATGATCAGGGTAAGGAGATTGGCATGGTAACATCAGGCGGTTTTGGTCCTTCTTTTGATGGTCCTGTTGCGATGGGGTACGTCCCTATCGCGTATAAAGTTGAAGGAACAGAAGTTTTTACAGAACTGCGAGGAAAAAAGATTGCACTTTCAGTGCATTCTCTTCCCTTTGTTGAACAACGTTATTTTAAAGGATGA
- the gcvH gene encoding glycine cleavage system protein GcvH, whose protein sequence is MSKTYFTQDHEWLSVDGQMVTVGVTHYAQEQLGDLVFVDLPQSGTKLSKGEAAAVVESVKAASDVYSPLDGEVVEINEALADNPELVNQKAETEGWLWKMTVQDETQLEELLDEDAYKALIG, encoded by the coding sequence ATGTCGAAAACTTATTTTACACAAGACCACGAATGGCTTAGCGTTGACGGACAAATGGTGACTGTTGGGGTTACACATTATGCGCAAGAGCAATTAGGCGATTTAGTTTTTGTTGATTTACCACAAAGTGGGACAAAACTTTCCAAAGGGGAGGCGGCGGCTGTTGTGGAATCCGTTAAAGCAGCTTCAGATGTTTATTCTCCTCTTGATGGTGAAGTGGTCGAAATCAATGAGGCACTCGCTGATAATCCTGAACTGGTAAACCAAAAAGCCGAAACAGAAGGCTGGTTATGGAAAATGACAGTGCAGGATGAAACACAACTGGAAGAGTTGTTGGATGAAGATGCTTATAAGGCTTTGATTGGATGA
- the eda gene encoding bifunctional 4-hydroxy-2-oxoglutarate aldolase/2-dehydro-3-deoxy-phosphogluconate aldolase has product MCQKRETLLSYLQGQTVIPILTINNLQDAVPLARALVKGGLKTIEITLRTPHALKAIQIMTQEVPEAIVGAGTILNTTHYEQAEQAGAKFIVSPGLSNELINCAKNSEIPLLPGAMTPSELMQALDKGYSYLKFFPAKTAGGLAFIQALASPFSEIFFCPTGGLTQKSATQWLQLPNVFCVGGSWIAPQQLIAIKDWDSMSALAHTASQLFSHFTKTHSTT; this is encoded by the coding sequence ATGTGCCAAAAAAGAGAAACCCTTTTATCATACCTCCAAGGACAAACTGTTATACCTATTTTGACCATCAACAATTTACAAGATGCTGTACCTTTAGCACGAGCTCTTGTCAAAGGCGGATTAAAAACAATTGAGATCACCTTGCGAACACCACATGCTCTCAAAGCCATTCAGATAATGACACAAGAAGTCCCTGAAGCTATTGTTGGGGCTGGAACAATTCTCAACACAACACACTACGAACAAGCCGAACAAGCTGGAGCAAAATTCATCGTAAGCCCTGGATTATCAAATGAATTAATCAATTGTGCAAAAAATAGTGAAATTCCGCTTCTTCCTGGTGCAATGACCCCAAGTGAACTCATGCAAGCTTTAGACAAAGGCTATTCATATCTTAAATTTTTCCCTGCCAAAACCGCTGGAGGTCTTGCCTTCATCCAAGCGTTAGCCTCTCCTTTCTCTGAAATTTTCTTTTGCCCTACAGGCGGTCTAACACAAAAAAGTGCAACACAATGGCTCCAACTTCCTAACGTCTTCTGCGTTGGCGGTTCTTGGATAGCACCCCAACAGCTGATTGCTATAAAGGATTGGGATTCGATGAGTGCCTTAGCGCATACTGCGTCACAACTCTTCTCTCACTTTACAAAAACGCACTCTACAACATGA
- the alr gene encoding alanine racemase has product MNKSANDEINTSLYTAVATINVSAIVANYITLAKRVAPTQCSAVVKANAYGLGAHKIAPALYQAGCRTFFVAQIREALHLKSILPSDVTIALLNGLPHLAEEFVAQSGIVPVLNSWNAIEIWQKICQKKDKKFPAIVQIDTHMNRLGLDQKELQKLIKRPTIFETADIKYILSHLANGEDDTHPSNDAQLTSFKTILAQLPPCRASFANSGGIFLGMDFYFDLVRPGIALYGSDPSGKHASLLKPVLKLEAQVLQNRVVDIGTPVGYGEAFITSRPSTLATISIGYADGWLRALSNKGAVYFNGYKLPMVGRVSMDSIIVDTTDLDQKPQTGDWVELIGPHQTLEKVATDANTLPNEILTSLGSRYRYIYT; this is encoded by the coding sequence ATGAACAAATCCGCTAATGATGAAATAAACACATCACTCTATACCGCTGTCGCAACCATTAATGTCAGTGCCATTGTTGCCAATTATATCACTTTAGCCAAACGTGTAGCGCCAACACAATGTTCAGCCGTTGTCAAAGCAAATGCCTATGGGCTAGGCGCTCACAAAATTGCTCCTGCCCTTTATCAAGCGGGTTGTCGTACTTTTTTTGTTGCTCAAATTAGAGAAGCATTGCACTTAAAAAGCATTTTACCATCAGATGTCACGATTGCTCTTCTAAATGGACTTCCACACTTAGCAGAAGAATTTGTCGCACAGTCTGGTATTGTGCCTGTCCTAAACTCTTGGAATGCCATTGAAATTTGGCAAAAGATTTGTCAAAAAAAGGATAAAAAATTTCCAGCAATTGTTCAAATCGATACCCATATGAACCGATTAGGACTTGATCAAAAAGAATTACAAAAACTCATCAAACGCCCTACAATTTTTGAAACCGCAGACATAAAATATATTCTCAGTCACCTTGCTAACGGAGAAGATGATACCCACCCATCAAATGATGCCCAATTAACCTCTTTCAAAACAATCCTTGCGCAACTGCCGCCTTGTAGAGCTTCCTTTGCCAATTCTGGAGGTATTTTTTTAGGTATGGATTTTTATTTTGATCTTGTTCGCCCCGGTATTGCACTGTACGGAAGCGACCCTTCAGGAAAACACGCATCCCTTCTCAAACCTGTTTTAAAACTTGAAGCCCAAGTTCTTCAAAACCGTGTTGTTGATATAGGCACACCTGTTGGTTATGGAGAAGCTTTTATCACCAGCAGACCAAGCACTCTTGCAACCATTTCTATTGGCTATGCAGATGGTTGGCTTCGTGCTCTTTCAAATAAAGGAGCTGTTTATTTCAATGGATATAAACTTCCCATGGTTGGACGCGTTTCTATGGATTCCATTATTGTAGATACAACCGATCTTGATCAAAAACCTCAAACAGGTGACTGGGTAGAACTCATTGGTCCCCATCAAACACTTGAAAAGGTGGCTACAGATGCCAACACCCTTCCCAATGAAATTTTAACATCCCTTGGATCACGCTATAGATACATTTACACATGA
- a CDS encoding aspartate-semialdehyde dehydrogenase, whose translation MSFKVAIVGATGNVGREMLTILEERGFPAHEIVPLASRRSLGQEVSYGDKTLKVKALDTYDFSDTDLCLMSAGGSISKEYAPKIAAAGCIVIDNSSTWRYDANVPLIVPEVNAQAVSAFSKRNIIANPNCSTIQLVLALKPLHDAATIKRVVVSTYQSVSGAGKEGMDELFEQSRAVFVADPITSKKFTKRIAFNVIPHIDVFMEDGYTKEEWKMTAETKKILDPKIKLTATAVRVPVFIGHAEAVHVEFEKPLSVPEAQELLRDAPGCQLIDKHEDGGYTTPYECTGEDDTFISRIREDITVENGLAFWVVADNLRKGAALNAVQIAELLISRNLIKPKSAN comes from the coding sequence ATGAGTTTTAAAGTTGCAATTGTCGGCGCAACAGGAAATGTCGGTCGTGAAATGCTTACAATTTTAGAAGAGCGTGGTTTTCCTGCACACGAAATCGTCCCTCTGGCTTCACGACGCTCATTAGGGCAAGAAGTCTCTTATGGGGACAAAACTTTAAAAGTAAAAGCACTGGATACTTATGATTTCTCTGACACAGATTTGTGTCTTATGTCTGCGGGGGGAAGCATTTCCAAAGAATATGCCCCTAAAATCGCTGCTGCCGGCTGTATCGTTATCGACAATTCCTCCACGTGGCGCTATGATGCCAATGTTCCGTTGATTGTCCCTGAAGTGAATGCACAAGCTGTAAGTGCCTTTTCTAAACGTAATATTATAGCCAATCCCAATTGTTCAACCATTCAACTGGTCTTAGCTTTAAAACCTCTCCATGATGCTGCCACCATTAAACGGGTTGTTGTCTCTACATATCAATCGGTTTCTGGAGCTGGTAAAGAAGGAATGGACGAACTTTTCGAACAATCACGCGCAGTGTTTGTTGCAGATCCAATTACATCAAAAAAATTCACCAAACGCATTGCCTTTAATGTCATTCCCCATATCGATGTTTTCATGGAAGATGGTTATACAAAAGAAGAATGGAAAATGACGGCTGAAACGAAAAAAATTCTTGATCCCAAAATTAAATTAACAGCCACTGCTGTTCGGGTTCCTGTCTTTATCGGTCATGCAGAAGCCGTCCATGTTGAATTTGAAAAACCACTCAGCGTACCTGAAGCACAAGAGCTTCTCCGCGATGCCCCCGGTTGTCAGCTTATCGATAAACACGAAGATGGTGGCTATACCACACCTTATGAATGTACGGGAGAAGATGACACCTTTATTAGCCGCATTCGTGAAGATATCACCGTTGAAAATGGTTTAGCTTTCTGGGTTGTCGCTGATAATTTAAGAAAAGGAGCCGCATTAAATGCCGTTCAAATTGCTGAATTGCTCATTTCTCGTAATTTGATAAAGCCTAAATCGGCAAATTAA
- the gcvP gene encoding aminomethyl-transferring glycine dehydrogenase produces MIERSFSSRHIGPRPDETQKMLDVLELDSVDTLISQAVPNSIHLGRSLNLPKAASENQALEELSKMMERNCVHKSFIGQGYHGTYVPPVILRNLFENPAWYTAYTPYQAEISQGRLELLFYFQTLISELTGLPVAAASLLDEATALAEANALAFRFFREKKTKISLQSLLHPQTLSVVQTRAETQGIRISFEKEICPDTAAIVLSWPDTKGSFHDYSEVIKEAKEKGALVIVVADPLALTLMEAPAKWGADIVVGSMQRYGVPMGFGGPHAGYLAVSNALTRLIPGRIVGQSVDTEGRVGFRLALQTREQHIRRDKATSNICTAQALLANMATAYAVWHGPKGLQEIAQRIHHLTCRFVAGLEAAGVSCEAESFFDCVSIVVKGKAPEIAYQAKMDGRLVRVFDDDTIAINFDELSTEEDACALAKLLGAQLVDQASPRLFGKERDAAFLSQPFFHAVHSETDMMRFLRRLADKDLALDRAMIPLGSCTMKLNAAAELMPVSWASMANIHPFVSQEDAAGYLEMINQLNAWLCEITGFAQVSFQPNSGAQGEYAGLLAIRRYYHSRGEHQRTVCLIPASAHGTNPASAHMAGMEVVVVKCLSDGDVDVDDLKMKAQLHKDKLAALMITYPSTHGVYEESIKEICSIIHENGGQVYFDGANLNALVGLARPADIGADVCHMNLHKTFAIPHGGGGPGMGPIGVAAHLKPFLPGHEQDGTTHAISAAPYGSASILAITWMYIRMMGADGLKYATQIAILNANYIAARLSSAYSILYRGKHGRVAHECIVDTRLLKDQYGVSVDDIAKRLIDYGFHAPTMSFPVPGTLMIEPTESEPKAEIDRFCDALLSIAEEAKKVGNGVWPKDNNPLVNAPHTVADTLDDAWARPYSRQEAAFPNSSLDPANKYWPPVSRIDNVAGDRMLICSCPPLGNTY; encoded by the coding sequence ATGATCGAGCGTTCTTTTTCTTCTCGACATATTGGGCCTCGTCCTGATGAAACACAAAAAATGCTTGATGTTTTAGAGCTCGATAGTGTTGATACACTCATTTCTCAAGCGGTTCCCAATTCTATCCATTTGGGACGTTCATTAAACCTTCCCAAGGCTGCAAGTGAGAACCAAGCCTTAGAAGAACTCTCCAAAATGATGGAGCGTAATTGTGTGCATAAAAGCTTTATTGGGCAAGGATATCATGGAACTTATGTGCCTCCGGTTATTTTACGAAATCTATTTGAAAATCCAGCTTGGTATACCGCTTATACACCGTATCAAGCAGAAATTAGCCAAGGTCGTTTAGAACTCCTGTTTTATTTTCAGACATTGATTAGTGAACTGACAGGTTTGCCTGTTGCTGCTGCTTCCCTTCTTGATGAAGCAACTGCTTTAGCGGAAGCCAATGCTCTTGCTTTTCGTTTTTTCCGTGAGAAAAAAACAAAAATTTCTCTTCAGAGTCTTTTGCATCCTCAGACTTTGAGTGTTGTGCAAACGCGTGCTGAAACACAAGGCATTCGGATCAGCTTTGAGAAAGAAATTTGTCCTGATACAGCGGCAATTGTTCTCTCTTGGCCCGATACAAAAGGTTCTTTTCATGATTATAGTGAGGTCATAAAAGAGGCAAAGGAAAAAGGTGCGCTGGTTATTGTTGTGGCTGATCCTTTAGCGCTTACGCTTATGGAAGCACCGGCAAAATGGGGGGCAGATATCGTTGTTGGTTCTATGCAGCGTTATGGCGTTCCAATGGGGTTTGGTGGTCCCCATGCTGGTTACCTTGCGGTGAGTAATGCGCTCACACGCCTTATTCCAGGGCGTATAGTGGGGCAATCCGTCGATACAGAAGGGCGCGTTGGTTTTCGTTTAGCTTTGCAAACACGTGAACAACATATTCGGCGCGATAAAGCGACGTCAAATATTTGTACAGCGCAGGCTTTGTTGGCTAATATGGCAACCGCTTATGCGGTTTGGCATGGGCCAAAAGGCTTACAAGAAATTGCGCAGCGGATCCATCATTTAACATGTCGTTTCGTTGCTGGTTTAGAGGCTGCTGGTGTTTCTTGTGAAGCAGAGTCTTTTTTTGATTGTGTTAGCATTGTTGTGAAGGGAAAAGCGCCAGAGATTGCGTATCAAGCCAAGATGGATGGACGCCTTGTTCGTGTTTTTGATGATGACACCATTGCAATCAATTTTGATGAATTGTCGACAGAAGAAGATGCCTGTGCTTTAGCAAAGCTTTTGGGGGCACAACTGGTTGATCAGGCGTCTCCACGACTCTTTGGCAAAGAACGGGATGCTGCTTTTCTTTCTCAACCCTTTTTTCATGCGGTTCATTCAGAGACAGATATGATGCGCTTTTTGCGTCGTTTAGCGGATAAGGATTTGGCACTGGATCGGGCGATGATCCCTCTTGGTTCTTGTACAATGAAGCTTAATGCGGCGGCTGAATTGATGCCTGTGAGTTGGGCGAGCATGGCCAATATACACCCGTTTGTTTCACAAGAGGATGCGGCGGGTTATTTGGAGATGATCAATCAATTAAATGCGTGGTTGTGTGAAATTACAGGATTTGCGCAAGTCTCTTTTCAACCAAATTCTGGTGCTCAAGGTGAATATGCGGGGCTTTTGGCTATCCGACGCTATTACCACTCACGGGGTGAACATCAACGGACAGTTTGTCTTATTCCAGCGTCTGCACACGGTACCAATCCAGCTTCGGCGCATATGGCAGGCATGGAAGTTGTTGTGGTAAAATGTTTAAGCGATGGCGATGTTGATGTTGATGATCTCAAAATGAAAGCGCAATTGCATAAGGATAAATTGGCTGCTCTCATGATTACTTATCCTTCAACCCATGGTGTTTATGAGGAAAGCATTAAGGAGATTTGTTCTATTATTCATGAAAATGGCGGACAAGTTTATTTTGATGGTGCTAATCTCAATGCCCTTGTAGGGCTTGCGCGTCCCGCCGATATTGGGGCTGATGTGTGTCATATGAATCTTCATAAAACATTTGCTATTCCTCATGGAGGGGGTGGTCCTGGGATGGGACCCATTGGGGTCGCAGCACATCTCAAACCATTTTTACCAGGGCATGAACAAGATGGTACAACCCATGCAATTTCAGCAGCGCCTTATGGAAGTGCGTCTATTCTTGCCATTACGTGGATGTATATTCGAATGATGGGTGCTGATGGCTTAAAATATGCAACACAAATAGCCATTTTAAATGCTAATTATATTGCTGCACGTCTTTCATCGGCTTATTCTATTCTTTATCGAGGCAAACATGGACGTGTTGCTCATGAATGTATTGTGGATACACGCCTGTTAAAAGATCAGTATGGGGTGAGTGTTGATGATATTGCAAAACGTCTCATTGATTATGGATTCCATGCGCCTACGATGTCGTTTCCTGTTCCGGGAACTTTGATGATTGAGCCAACGGAATCAGAACCAAAAGCAGAAATTGACCGTTTTTGTGATGCATTACTCTCTATTGCTGAAGAAGCCAAAAAAGTTGGGAATGGGGTTTGGCCAAAAGACAATAATCCATTGGTGAATGCCCCTCATACAGTCGCAGATACTTTAGATGATGCTTGGGCGCGACCCTATTCGAGACAAGAAGCTGCTTTTCCCAATAGCTCCCTTGATCCAGCCAACAAATATTGGCCTCCTGTATCGCGGATTGATAATGTTGCGGGAGACAGAATGCTTATTTGTTCGTGTCCACCCTTGGGAAATACTTATTAA
- a CDS encoding ferredoxin--NADP reductase, protein MNTSATNVPSNSSSVASNFPIPENVYALTVQEVYHYTDRLFKFRLNRPESFRFRSGEFVMIGLPNAKKPIYRAYSIASPFWDEQLEFFSIKVPGGPLTEHLQKIKIGDTVLMRKKSTGTLVLDALIPGKRLYLLSTGTGVAPFASLIRDPDTYEKFSEVILIQTTREKNELTYAKDLVCSLQQDPLIGEYAQQLKFYPMTTRESSEHMGRITTVMESGAFFETTGLPKIHPDEDRVMICGSMAMLKDCARMCESFGLVEGANNVPATYVVERAFVE, encoded by the coding sequence ATGAATACGTCTGCTACCAATGTTCCGTCAAACAGCAGCAGCGTTGCTTCAAATTTTCCGATTCCTGAGAATGTATACGCTCTTACGGTTCAAGAAGTTTATCATTATACAGATCGTTTGTTTAAATTTCGCCTGAATCGTCCGGAAAGTTTTCGTTTTCGTTCGGGTGAATTTGTTATGATCGGTTTGCCAAATGCAAAAAAGCCGATTTATCGTGCTTATTCGATTGCAAGTCCCTTTTGGGATGAACAGCTTGAGTTTTTTTCGATAAAAGTTCCAGGAGGGCCATTAACTGAGCATCTGCAAAAAATTAAAATCGGTGATACAGTCCTTATGCGTAAAAAATCTACAGGAACTTTGGTTCTGGATGCTCTTATTCCTGGAAAACGCCTTTATCTCCTTTCAACAGGAACGGGGGTTGCTCCTTTTGCAAGCCTTATTCGTGATCCGGATACTTATGAAAAATTTTCAGAAGTTATTCTTATTCAAACAACGCGTGAAAAGAATGAGTTAACTTATGCAAAAGACCTTGTTTGCTCTTTGCAACAAGATCCACTGATTGGGGAATATGCACAACAGTTGAAATTTTATCCTATGACTACGCGTGAATCTTCTGAGCATATGGGGCGCATTACGACTGTTATGGAGAGCGGTGCTTTTTTTGAAACAACCGGTCTGCCCAAAATTCATCCTGATGAAGATCGGGTGATGATTTGTGGTTCCATGGCAATGTTAAAAGATTGTGCAAGGATGTGTGAAAGCTTTGGTCTTGTTGAAGGGGCGAATAATGTTCCTGCGACTTATGTTGTAGAGCGCGCTTTTGTAGAGTGA
- a CDS encoding helix-turn-helix domain-containing protein: MQTKNPHFYDISLGKKIRFKRKIMGISQKQLGNHLGVTFQQIQKYEKGLNRVSARCLQEIADRLDVPISFFYADSAQKEDSLCYYDDQISSKEEYLLLKNFRILTRKKQKAILQLISDEKNTPLFS; the protein is encoded by the coding sequence GTGCAAACTAAAAATCCACATTTTTACGATATTTCTTTGGGCAAGAAAATTCGCTTCAAAAGAAAAATCATGGGGATTTCTCAAAAACAATTGGGCAATCATTTGGGGGTAACATTCCAACAAATACAAAAATATGAAAAAGGTTTAAATCGCGTAAGTGCAAGATGTTTGCAGGAAATTGCTGATAGACTCGATGTTCCCATTTCCTTCTTTTATGCCGATAGCGCACAAAAAGAAGATAGCCTCTGTTATTATGATGACCAAATATCGAGCAAAGAAGAGTATTTACTTTTGAAAAACTTCAGAATCCTTACTCGTAAAAAACAAAAGGCAATCTTGCAATTGATTTCTGATGAAAAAAATACCCCCTTATTTTCATGA
- a CDS encoding Trm112 family protein, with product MKKMTTDPKMLELLVCPMTKGTLSFNRKTQELISLKANLAYPIRNGIPIMLASEARPLQNDEKITQ from the coding sequence ATGAAAAAAATGACGACAGATCCCAAAATGCTCGAATTGCTTGTCTGCCCAATGACAAAAGGCACGCTCTCTTTCAACCGCAAAACACAAGAGCTTATTTCTCTCAAAGCCAATCTTGCCTATCCTATTCGTAATGGCATTCCCATTATGCTTGCTTCAGAAGCACGCCCTTTGCAAAACGATGAAAAAATAACGCAATAA
- a CDS encoding rhodanese-related sulfurtransferase, which translates to MEKNFKVAALYCFADLKHYRQLQKPLQDLCRAKDIKGTLLLAQEGINGTVAGSCEAIEALIDFITAVPAFQTPEIKYSWASKMPFHRMKVRLKKEIVTMGVEGVDPLKVVGTYVEPEDWNALIQDEETILIDTRNDYEYAIGSFQGAIDPQIKTFREFPEWVRQHEADLKKKKKIAMFCTGGIRCEKSTAYVRELGYDQVYHLKGGILKYLETIPKERSLWWGECFVFDERVSVQHGLEECGRELCRACRSPLNAESKLSPHYEEGVSCEACYNTRSEADRERFRERHRQFQLLKLRAIDAHQGT; encoded by the coding sequence ATGGAAAAGAATTTTAAAGTTGCTGCACTTTATTGCTTTGCAGATTTGAAGCATTATCGTCAATTACAAAAGCCTTTGCAGGATTTATGTCGGGCAAAGGATATCAAAGGAACCCTCCTTTTAGCACAAGAGGGAATTAATGGAACTGTTGCTGGTTCTTGTGAAGCGATTGAGGCGTTGATCGATTTTATTACGGCTGTGCCAGCGTTTCAAACGCCGGAAATTAAATATTCATGGGCATCAAAAATGCCTTTTCATCGCATGAAAGTGCGGTTAAAAAAGGAAATTGTAACAATGGGCGTTGAAGGGGTTGATCCGCTAAAAGTTGTTGGGACTTATGTGGAGCCTGAAGATTGGAATGCTCTTATTCAAGATGAAGAGACAATTTTGATCGATACCCGGAATGATTATGAATATGCAATTGGGAGTTTTCAAGGAGCGATTGATCCACAGATTAAAACATTTCGCGAATTTCCTGAATGGGTGCGTCAACATGAAGCTGATTTGAAGAAAAAAAAGAAAATTGCTATGTTTTGTACAGGTGGTATTCGGTGTGAAAAATCAACAGCGTATGTTCGTGAACTTGGGTATGACCAAGTGTACCATTTAAAAGGAGGAATTCTGAAATATTTGGAAACAATTCCAAAAGAGAGAAGTTTATGGTGGGGAGAATGCTTTGTTTTTGATGAGCGGGTTTCTGTGCAGCATGGTCTTGAGGAATGTGGACGCGAACTCTGTCGCGCGTGTCGTTCTCCTCTGAATGCTGAAAGCAAATTATCGCCTCATTATGAGGAAGGTGTTTCTTGTGAGGCTTGTTATAACACGCGTAGTGAAGCGGATAGAGAGCGTTTTCGTGAGCGCCATAGACAATTCCAATTATTGAAGTTGCGTGCAATTGATGCGCATCAAGGAACGTAA
- a CDS encoding LON peptidase substrate-binding domain-containing protein, translated as MKAGNISYNCENDLPKQIALFPLEGALLLPGGFLSLNIFEPESLEMVENVMVSDRLLGIIQPLFSSETGRFSKQLYKTGCIGRITNYSETGNGQLFIILQGVCRFTLEQELTNTKSYRTALIQSNIKDLQELDIEENIHRESLLDVVEKYLTIHEMEYNWSSIIEAPTPILVNAFSALIPFTPAEKQALLEAPDIKSRAQTLLALTERSLMKQTGTDYRLN; from the coding sequence ATGAAAGCTGGTAATATCTCCTATAATTGCGAAAATGATCTTCCAAAACAAATTGCTCTTTTTCCTTTAGAAGGTGCACTTTTGCTGCCCGGTGGTTTTTTATCCCTCAACATTTTTGAACCAGAATCGCTTGAAATGGTTGAAAATGTTATGGTATCGGACCGTCTCTTGGGTATTATTCAACCCCTTTTTTCATCGGAAACAGGCCGCTTTTCTAAACAACTTTATAAAACAGGCTGTATAGGGCGCATTACAAACTACAGTGAAACAGGCAATGGACAATTGTTCATTATATTACAAGGTGTTTGCCGTTTCACCTTAGAACAAGAATTGACAAACACAAAATCCTATCGAACAGCTCTCATCCAATCAAACATAAAAGACTTACAAGAACTCGATATTGAAGAAAATATTCATCGAGAAAGCTTACTTGATGTTGTTGAGAAATATCTGACCATCCATGAAATGGAATATAATTGGAGCAGTATCATAGAAGCCCCTACACCTATATTGGTGAATGCTTTTTCAGCTCTTATCCCCTTTACCCCAGCAGAAAAACAAGCTCTCCTTGAAGCTCCAGATATCAAAAGCCGAGCCCAAACTCTTCTTGCATTAACAGAACGCTCACTGATGAAACAAACAGGAACAGATTACCGTTTAAACTAA